Within the Telopea speciosissima isolate NSW1024214 ecotype Mountain lineage chromosome 4, Tspe_v1, whole genome shotgun sequence genome, the region GTGGACCCAACTTATAATgaaagcaaataaaagaaaggtgactcaagtcacttaaattgaaccatttgtTCAAATTAGTTTTGGACTGGTTCagtttaaaacattaaaacatgaaaatagacTTAGTATagaagctaatcccgtatgcaacctatatacccctactttaggtccataaaagtgacctattacattgaaaacccatcagaccaaaggcccaacatgtatagaacccaaccctagacttattcctaataatgCAAGCCtgttttggtgatgaatctgcatcaggagCGATTCAGTAGATGTAATGAAGAGCCAAAGAAAGAGTAATAGTACAGCAAAATGCAATAAAGTAGTACAGCTTAACAATTAATAGAACTCAAATTCATCAATTCCGGAGTGGAAAGACCCAATGGAAGGGGTGGGGGGGCACAAaatcaaaaacaataaaatgcAGTTAAGTCGCGGATCTGATGGAAAACGACTAATCTGAAAGCTTTGAATCGACGACGCAAGAATGACAAATGAGACTTGAGAAATTGAGAGCTAAAAAACTTACAATAAATCTCTAAGGCTGGCTGATCGAAGAAATCTCCAAAATGTTGAAGAAAGTTCCAAGAAGAGTATAAATCTGTGGAGTAAAAGATACCAGAACCAATGGTGATGGTTCCGAGCTGAGAACCCATTTTGATGGGGGTGGGATGGAGTGGGGCAGAGGATTTGTAGAGGGGGGTGGCTTACAGTAGAGGGGAAGGCGGGGGTGAGAGGTGGTGGCAGAGCGGAGGGTTTTTGGGAGGTGCTGGAGAGAGGCTGCGGGAGTGGGATGCCACTGGAGGGCAGAAGGGAGGGGAGCAGGGGGAATTTAGGAATTTAGAATAAGTGAGAAAGCGAGCTGAAACTTTGCTTTTCTGGGGGACTGAGAAAACAAATTTTGAGTAGGGGAGTTTGAGTAAAAATGGGGCAAGTATAGGGGAGTGATAGAAATTTACCCTTCATTTAATAATGCTGTAAACCATCAAAGAAACAAACCCAAATTGACTGTTAACACCTCCCCATTGGCCAGCTGCTTTGGAGGAGTTATATTCCGACCAAACAAATTTAAATAgtaaagaagggaaaatgatgTACACACTAGTGGGGTGTAATAGAATCTTTTACACTAGCACCTTATTGACTGTCTGATAAAGTGAAAGGCATCTTAACCATTGGTTGCCATTGTCCTACATTACACGCAATCTATTGCCACTACACTGTCTGTCTCACCACTCTTCATCATTCTCCCCCACAACCATCACTTGATGCCTCTTCGGCTGACAACTGGTCAACAACCCTGTCTGTGATCAGTGTTATCATGGAGTTGTGGAGGTTGCGGGTCTCATTCCACTACCTCCTTGCCCATCTCCATAAACTAAACTTATTTCTAGCATTGAAGCTCTGCTGGTTACACAGTCTTTTCTTTGAAACTGAATCCAGTTAAATTCAAGGCGATTGCTCTGAGATGGAGGCATGGAGCAGATTTTAGCTCTGGCGAAGGGAGCAGAATCTTTGTGGACGTTGTTGAGAGGCAGTTTTGTGGTAGCCGGTGCTTAGGGTTTGAGACATACAATGCTTTCTGAGAACCTAATTGAATGATCAATCAGTCAAGTAAAAACCATGCCTGGCTGCTTTGTAGCTCATGATGGATGAATGCTGCTGAAATTGCAAAGAATTGAACTTACCCAGAGGAATCTTTGGTTATATGCATCCATTCCCAGCTTTACCCTCGcacaaggacccatcacaatttAGATTTTACACTGATGAAGTCCCTTGATATGGTGTTGGACCCAATGTGTCACTGACCCGATGCAccctatgtgtgtgtgtattgaTGTGGTGTGGTCAGTTTATTCAACATTAGTTAATTAGTGCAATGAAAGCTAATTATTTTGAACATTTTGGTCTTTCTGTGTACTACTTAGAAGAGTGGCGAGATGTAGCATAGCATGCACCTTGGAGCCAGGGTAACTGATCCTTCCAAGGGTCCTGACTCTTAATGTCACATTTTGTTTCTGACTTGCTGATATTAATTTTATCTTTCTATAGCACACTGTATGTTTTACATATTTGTCTGTATTGGTGCTAACTACTTATTTGTTTATGGCAGATATCTTATGTTGTATGAGACCATCACAAACTCAATTTTTGAGCCACCACAAGAAGAGGTAGTGTACACTTGGCATGCTGATATGGTGATATTTCTTAATGTctgatgggtcatttgggatccTCTGTGCAGGAGCCAATACATGACCGGATATCTCGGAATGTCTCACTGGCACTGTCATCACTACAGCAATGAACATGTAAGCCATGAACAGTTCTACCAGATTCCCTTGTAGAGCTTCTCAGTTTTGCCTGAGCTCCAATCTGGAATTGCCGTAACCAATTTTCTCTGTGTCAGTCAGTAACTTCAAGTGCAAGTTATGATATTGGATAGGTGAAACAACCAATCGCCCATCTGCACTTAAGTAGACAGACTTCATTTTAGTTTCATAGACAAGCAGTTATAGAATTTTTAAGCCTCAGCCTTAACAACAGTAATCTCCATGGATGGGCCACTATGATCTGTAGTTGGTGCCTGAAGGGATAATTCAATACACCAACAGTGGCTCTCTGATTGACATGTCTGTATGATTGTTTCAAGTGTAGATCATCCTATCATAGTCTGGTGCTGatatagaaaaataaatgcAATTTCTTCCTGGTGTACATACTTATATGCGACCAATGAAAAGGAAAGCACACAATGATGGATACTTCTTTGTTCATTGCAACTTCACCAAGGACTTCATATTGATTCCAGGGAAGAAATCCCTCCCTATGCTTTACCCCACAATTGTGTCGAACACAAGATCCCAGTCGAAAGATCTTAGACAGTTTAGTCTCCTTTCAGGAACACCTTCTTACTAGGGAATAAGCCTGATGGAAGTacaatgaaaaaacaaaatatctACGGTGGATTCTACCAAGAGCAGATTGGGCCTTAACTCGTCTTGTGCTTAGTCACTAACATGATTCATTAGGGAGCAGCAAGTCTTTTTGAGGAGGAACATGCCCCCTTATGGCCTTatcttaaaacaaaaaaggaaaaagaacactgcctAGAAGAGTAGCCCCTGCTCCTAGACACATGAATGCAAGAAATTACAACCACAAcccctgtgaaataaaaaattcatccaTGTATATGCCCGTGAGCACTTTCTTTGGCCCTTGTGTAGGTGCAGGGGCTATGCGACCAAAAattgatctcttgcccaaacaaaaaaaaaaatttatgtgaTTGATTTCTTGCCCAGCTGCATAGCATACGTTAGCATCTgcctgtcttttttttttttttttttttaatgagaaataaaattaattcaACAGAGAGTCCAGATTATCAGTTACAACCATTCTAAGGTTCTCAGTCCACTATTTGCCAAATCATGAGCTAAACTATATAATCCCTATCCtgtttcaaaatattatttttagaGAATTGCTTTAGCATAGAATTGATGTTAAAACTATGTGAAATAATTCCTAAGGTCATTTGGAAATGGAGTCATCTTGCATCCAGTTGTGTAATTCCAAACAATCATTACAAACTTTTACAATTTTTGCTCCTAATGATCTTGCCTGTTGCAGTCCTTGAAACATTCTTCTTGCCTCTGCTTCGTGAGCATTCCTTGCATAGCCATAATCCATAGAAACAAATATAAATTGATTTTAAGAGATAATTACGGTTGCCCATTCAGCTTGACAAGAGTCACGATTGAAGCTCCCATCACAAGTCAATAAGAAAGCCCCTTGTCGATTATAGCTAAGGAAATCCTTACTAGATAAAAATCAGGGATAGATTCGGCAATGAGGTATTCAGTTCTCATTCCCAAAAGACCCGTTGCCCAAATTCCTTTTGAAAATGAAGACGAGATAAAAATGTGCCATTTCTTTTCTAAAGAACAAAAAGCACAACAGTCATTAATATTTATAAACCGATTCAATCGGTCCCTGGTGAGAATACCTCCTGCTTAATTTTTCACAATAATAAACAGAACTTTGGATGTATTTTTTAGTTTCCAAATCAAACGCCAAACTTGAGAGAAATGAGAGCGAGATGATGCCATTGATGAAGTGACAGGAGAATTACATGACATTAAATATTTAACGATTCTTGTTATAGGGATTCCAATCCCTATCAATCATCAAATCAGAAACACATTCAAAAGCTGGGATCAAAGTCATCATTGAGGCTAAGTAAGCATGAGGCAATGAGGAATCCAAGCATCATTCCATAAATTAACAAGTCTATCATTACCAATTTTCCAGCATACAAGATTTTTTTAGACTAGACAGGATATGGACAATGCTATTCCGAAATATAAGAACCAAACTTTGGAACAAAGTTAAAATCAAGAATATTCAAGTGACGAAAATACTTACCTTTAAGGACTTAATTTGCACCAAAGGGCTAAGGGATTCTCGTGAAGTTTCCATCCCAGTCTAATAACATGTATTTCATTGTGGACATCCCGATGTCTATgtctctcctcccacaatatGGACATGCATATCATTCCataggaagggagaagagagagagagagacataggGAGACGCTAGTGTATGCTACACAACTTGGCAACatcattctttctcccatattatATATACAATACTAACTCTTTGGTTGGATTGGACAACGACTTTTGTAAGGATTTTTACACTCATTCATCAAACTATAAGTTGAAGTCACGCCATGATGGGCTCTGAATAAGGATGAGAATCAGAGTCATGGTGGCGCTACGAGATGGAGATTTATCGTATAGAAGAATAGATCCATATACCTATTGATTGACCATAGATATGAACCGTTTGACCATTATCTAAGAGAAGACAAGTAGTTCTCTATTGTTCAAGGGCAAGGGGAGAACATGTGGCGATTTGCCTAGATCTCGTATAACCTAAGTACCCTACGATTCTCTTCtcaaaataagtaaaaaagagcatcattttattttttctggtatgcAACTCCGTGAGCTAGGAGCGAAAACATAGGATCATCATCATGGTTCTGTTTTTGTTTAGGAAAatttacatgattagctacttttgggttttcatttacaaaactgtccaccctatgtttgactTAAcagaaatagacaaaaacaagtttagttttacaaaactagacaaaagaGTGACTCTCCTTCATCCTTTGTCTTCCTTGGCAGTTCCCCTCtgaaaaatctctttttttttttttcctctgttacttggggtagaAGGCAGTGGCacgggtaaaaatgtctaaaaaagtaagtgtgggagggaaagacactattttgtccagttttgcaaacctttgtttttgtctatttttgttaattcaCACATAAgatggacagttttgtaaataaaaacccaaaagtagctaatcatgtaattttcctttttatttattttgttggaTGGGGCTCCTCTCCTACAACCTGCCCCACTTCCCTCCCTCCTACCAGACACAAACAAGGGTGGACCCCATCTGAAAAGGGGGTAgagcggtcattttgcccataTTTGTCTCTAGTAGGATGGAGGGTGGTGGGTCAGGTCGTAGGAGAGGAACCAGACGCTATTTGAACACCACATTTCGAATTGTGAAGTGGGAAAAATTCAGATTTCACCAAGGGGTTTTGAATAAGATGACTTTTacaatttattaaaatttttaataagtaataattaataagtataAGAGATGTTAAGCTTTTTTATCACCTTGGCATGAAGCTAATTTTTCTATAGTACCTTCCCACACTATTGTCATTGCAGCAAAGTTTAACCATCAAGCTTGGGATGGATTAGCGTGGTTCCTCCATGCCTAAGACACTAGAATATCAAACCATGAACGAAGAAAAATATATCTGCTAATGATTGTGAGGCCccaattttggatttgaggagataCCAAAGGTCTCTATTCTTCCATCCCTCCGACAGAAAGATAGGGAGGGCagagtttttggtttttttttttttaaaatgtcatGTTGTGAAAGAGTTGAACAATGAAAATTATGACGAATGATTGATTGAATTGACCGAGCCATGCATAAACAAGCAGTGTAAGAGTTCATAAAGCAATCAAACCTTCTGGTAAGACACATTGCTAAGGTATTGCTCAGATATCCTCCAATCCAACCTTCTCAATTGAGAATATACAAATGTTCCAAGTTTCTTCAATTAAATTCCAACAAAATATCTTTTCGTGTTAAAACAGTGTATGAACTTTTGCTTCTATCTTCTGGTATTAGTAATTAACATCATCCTCAATTCTCTCACTAGCGTTACTCCACATCGTACAATCTACCCAGGGACGTCTGTAAGTCCCCTGTTAGTTTCAGTGCAACACCACTAAGGTTAATCTTCGATAGGGATCTTAttgacacatctaataagttcAGAAGCCTCCCCATCTGTttcaattttattcttttccatCATCACAAGGATTTTTGGAGCTGGTTTCCCAGTTCGAATATGCACTCTGAGCAACGACTTGTACAATGGCAAAGTAACAAGACCCAACTTCTGGAGAACCTTCACATACCTCTTTGCATCCTCTAGATTCCCATGTTCCTCAAAGTAATCTGCAATAGACATTATGATTGCAGGTGATGGACGCCAATGACAATGCTTCAACATAGCAAACCCTTTCTTCATGGCAGTAATGGCTTGATCCATTTGTTGGTTTTTCACCCATCCCTCCATGAGAATCTCCCATGTCTTATAATTTGGAGAACCACCTTTCTCCAAAGTGTGCTGATGCAGTGATTCAGCTTTTTCCATCCAGCCTTTCCTCATGTAGGCACCAAGAAGGACATTGGAAACTCTGATGTCATACTTCCCGCACTCCGACTCCCATGACCTGAAGACTCTCTCAGCTTCTTGAATATCATTAACCTTCACCAAACACAGAATTATGCACATGTAGTTGGCACAAGTCATTTTCCCCCCTACAGCTTTACTGGCTTCCCAGAGCCGGAGAACTCCTTCCTTGTTGTTTAAAGCAGCATAAAGTGTAATGAGGAAGAAATAACCAAGACGGTTACATGTTGATAACTTCTGTTCTGCAGTCCTGAGGGCCAGAATGGCATTATCAACCAGGCCAAATTTTATATAGATGTTGGCCAAGGTAGAGTAAGTGCTCCAACCCACTTTCACATTCTTGTCATTCATCATTTCCTTGAACACCATCTCCGCTGATGCAACACCTGACATTTCACTGCATGAATTCATCCAGAGGTTGTAAGAGAGAATATTAAGTGGTATCCTGTTCTGCTTCATCTGTTGGATCACGTTTGCTACTTTTTCAAACTGACATGTAGCCATATACAGCTTCATCATCTCGGTGTATGGCTGAGGGCTCACAGTCAAACCCAAGTCATGAATCTTTAACATGAGAGCCTCAGCTTTATCAGTGGCCCTTTCTTTCACATAAGAATGAAGGATTGGGAGACATGCTGCTCTCTGTGCAGTCCTGTTGGGGATATTCTTAAAATACTCTTCAGCCTCTGATAAACCATACACTTTGATTGTCAACTCCAATCTGATGGCATACTCAGTTGCTGACATTTGCATTCGGAAGCTTTTTTGAGCTTCCATCCATGTCAGAATCTGCATAGTAAGGGGATACCATGTTTAACACTAACAGAATGAATGGACCATGACAATTAGCTTCACCAAAATGCATCCAATAAGCCACTCCTGAACACTGATCTGAACTTGTGAACTAAGTTCCATTTCAGATAGTTCTAGCCAAACAGGGTTAACCCTCAGTGCAAAATTTGTTCACAATATTTCAATAAGTAAACAGGTCAAACAGAGAATGGAAAAAGATAACAGAAAGGACAACAACAGGACAACTGAAAGTCATATTTAGAAATAAACCAAATTTTTTTCTAATCCACACCTCCTGTTTCTAGAATTAGAATGGACAAAAACTTTAAATACAgtaaatgaaaacaaaatttattCCATCACAAACACAAGTACATAAACATAACACATCAGCAGGAGAAGAAAGCAAGTAAAGTTCAAAATTAGATAAGAAATGATAATTTCCGCATTGTAAGAAGATAGAAACATAAAGACAACAATGGCACTAAAGATTTGCATTCCTATTTTCCGCAGTACTTGAACCATAAAAAACTCCCCAGTATTCAATTCCTGGTCATAATTTGCTGTTATTTTGATCCATCTATTTAGCAATTCTTATCAATAAGCAAACGGAGTAATTTGGCTTCTTCCATCAACTCAGCCTCTGTAAATGCATCCAAAAGCCTGTGGCATGTTGAGATATCAAAATCTGTGGCAGTGGACTGTTTCCATTCTCCAAGaatttcttctgcttctttcaGCTGCCGAAGCatcaaataagaagaaagaatacATATATAATTTCTGCTTGTCATTTTCTGCGAAGTCATTCTCACAGACTTCCAAATTTCATCAATTCTTTGTTTGTTTCTCAGACCAGTATAAAGAATGATAAGGAAGTCATATGTTATCTGTTCTCTCTGAGTAATCCTTTTATCTGCCTCAACTAGAGAGTTTGATTCCGAGTTCATAAGATGTCCTGTAGTAACATATATATTGGTCAGTTTCATATATGTCACCCAACCTTCATTAAAGTTAGAATCATGACTCATTTCATCCAGAATCTGTCTTACTCCATCAATGTCAAAAGTGGCCGCACATGCACTAATCCAAAGATTGTAAGTGAAGAGATCTGGTAGGACCTCCTGTCTTTTCAGCTCTTCAACAACTGAAGAGATCTTCTCCAACTGCCCAACCGACATGTACAATGTCATCATCTCATTATAGATAAGGGCACTCAAGGTAAGGCCCGATTCCTTAATCCTTTCAAAAAGCTTTTCTGCTCTTTCAGTAAGTTTTGCACTTGCATAGGAGTGAAGAAGTGCGGCATAGGTTTCACCAGTTTTCATATTCAGAGGTAGCCCTTCAAAGTAGCGCTCAGCAGCATCAATACCAAAAACTTTGTTCATCAAGTCAATTCGGACTGCATAGTCAGAGTCCAATAACTCAAACTCCAGATGAGCAACCATCCACTCTGATATCTGCACGCTTATGTCAGTTCAAAACAGGTTTCAATAACTTCCACTACAATCATGTGTACAAAGAAAAGTTACTGATGTCTGAAAGTCAAGTAGTGCAGAACTCTATGTTCAATTGAAAAGCGGATCCATAAACCAAAATTAGATAGCAGTTAGTAATTGACCATTAATAGAATCACAAGAAGCCTTCAAAATTCTTGGGTCTTGCCATCTGATcttaagttttttgaaaattgaatAATACCAACTAAAAATGGTTGAGAAAAGCATATACATTGGACAGTTTCTAgagtaaatatcatccccctcggccctcccctctaagtatccataatatcaaacccttCCCCcaggttttgaataatgataatgccctcccctccttttgaaagattctatcaaccgtttGACGTGGCATTTACAGATTTTGTAaaaccccataatacccttaaaccCTTTTTGCCACCACTCAcccataattatttttatttctcaaaaTATAAAACCTAGGGGGACCCACATCACCGtaacctcttcttcttcctctgcaaccccaccgGCCTCCAGCACCCCCCGCCCccccttgtcttcttcctctcacgcTTGTGTACTCTGTTCATTCTTCAACCCACaatgtagatttttttttttgggggacaAAGGAATTAATACTCTTACCTCAGCAATACCATTGTTCAAAATTTATTACATTCTCAGCACAAGTCATTGTGTAAGACACTATAGAGGGGAGGAGGATGATATTATGTCATTCACTAAAGACATAAAAGAACATCTTGGGGAACCAAAAGAATGCTTCCATCAATGAAGttgatgaggtgatccataACAGACTTGGTGGAGACTAATTGATCACTGCGATTGAGGTTACTTCTGCTTCATCTTAACTTGGCCATTATAGTTAAAATTGCTTTTGCTTTAGTTGGGTCTCAATGCCATATAACTTGGCTTCTGATCCAGGATCACAAGCCACGATTACtcttgaaattttatttggcaGGAGATACAAGCCAAAACTCTTCAATAAACTTTAATTCAGCAGTAGTCAGCAACCAAGATAATATGTTTTGGTATATGAACTTATCAATTAATCATCAAGTTGGTCCATGAGAACCTTTATACTTGAGGCTTTCAAAAAGAATCATATTTTTTAAGAATCTTCTAGCCATGTTTCCAgttattattttgtgttttgttttttttgttaaaattgaaaaatcttTTTCTCATTggttggaattggaattgacTGGGTTTTTGGGTTGATAGGTCATGGGTCACAACTTACTGATATagttcagaagaacaagaaagccAGCAACAAACCAGACCATCAAACTGGACCAAGAATGGACTAATATGTGTAATTTTGAGTGTCCAATGGGTTGTATGGCCATGGgctttatatttttgggtttactttTGTAACAGGCCAattttataagcccaaatattagagATTTAAGTCCTAtacgggattaagtagttagtttctattttatgttgCTTAGTCATTGACAATGTTGGGCTttattcagtttctattttgagttttatttaGTTGCTATTTTGTAAATCTCTCCATTAGTTAAGGAgagtttccatttttttgtaaCAAGACTGTTTATTAATAAAGGAGGAGGTAGTCCCTAGCCTCCTACGATTTTGACAGCCCCATGTGTACTTTGTGCATGTGTGTGAGTGTGAGAGACAGCAAACCTTGGTGAGATTCCAAGGTGGAGATTGGTGAGAGGCCATCTTCTAGTTGGTGGGAGACCAACATATCCctttatttctttctatcttcttccaCTTAATCCCTTGATCCTTATAACTCTTTTCTGAACCTGTCCGAGCTTCCCTTCTGAAGTTATGTTTCTCATCTATTGGAGAACTAACTGCTGGTTACAACTAAGGTTGATTGAAGCCCAATCTCAGTGTTCCTACACCCTATGGCTAGCTACTGTAGTTCTATTGCAGTGACTGTTTTCCCCTATTATTATTCAATCTGTCCAGCAGATCCTTGTGATATTTGGGGAGTCTCATCTACTGTACCCTTCATTTGACCAGAAGCTGAGCCCCATCCACCGGTTAGATCTGTAGGAATCagtaagtttctaattctgatcaTACTTGCCAATTTCAGAACTGAGTCAATAATTTTTAATCTAACCATTAGATTTCAGCCACACTGTGAGGTGTTGTTTTTCCATCTTAGAGGTCTGTTCAACCTAGATTTCAACCCCATCTAAGTTCTGGTTTTGGTATACTGTTACATAACTTCCAATTTAGCGTTGGATCTATAACAGATTTTGGTATTTTGTTCAGCACCCAAGTAGGTAATCTTGACCAGAGGTCTGTCCCCATCTGACTACTCTACTGTGAGTTATAGAACTCTCTCTGTTTCTGATTTTATGTCCCGCCTTGCGATTCTGGTTATTTTGGTTATCTGGTCATTAATAGTTTGATAATTAGGAACCCATTGCTTACTGAATGGAAAAGTGAGCATGGCACTTTGCTTTTCTCCCCCATACTGAAAATTTTGGATCCTTTTTAACATTTCAGGAACGAATGACTAGCTGTTTTCTTAACTGAACCCTCTTTTTAGTAATTCTGGTGAAATTCCAGAAAATTTGGTTGTTGATGTGTATGGCTATTGGCTTTGGAGCTAGTTataatggagaaggaagaaatccTCAGAGTAATTCTGGTGAAATTCCAGCAATCTAGTTACGTCCATCTTCTTTTCTCTGTCTGGAAGTTGATGATGACACAATATGGTTTTCTTtaccccatccctcttttcgaTGAATAAGCCAAATGCAAATGTGCAAGTTACATACAACAAATTCTGGTGCGCATTTCAGTTGTTCTAGAACCAGTTAATTTCAGATTTGCAAAAAAAATCATATCTGGGAGCTTAACTGATGAGCCCTAATTATGAAAAGTTAATAAACAATATAATAACGCAAAGTTCATTAAGATGGCAGCTTATCAAGGTCGCTCACTAATTTTTAGCCACATGGCGGAACAAGTATGGCTatttgaccattggatagattGGTCTAGGATCGGATTAGCCACGTCATATTTCAGGACCtatttcaatcaaatatcctcccaagtattggcatgcatcccttTATTTTTCATCCGTCCGTGAATGCTCATGCAGCCTCTTGTAGTACGTAGATTTTTAGAGCTTGATTTTGCCACTTGAGGAATTCTGTTAGGGCTGAAACTTGACTCATATGTTGGAGACCTTGAGTTctacctatccacaaaatttggccCCATCCGATCTATCACATGTTAGAAACTTGGGCCATCCTGAGTTGATTTGTTAAATGCTCATTTGAATGATAGATGATCTCATAATGAGAtgatgaaaacccaaaaagctaTTAAAAGAGCTGAAGGATTGTGATGATTTTAGATCTGAGCATAGGAGCACTATGGTGGGATCTTATCCATGACAGTTTGTGCATTTGAAGAAATATTCTCAAGGGATTGCACATGCATGGTGGGACATATAATGGAGGTATGTTACTGAAAATCTAGAATGAGTCACCTTGGATTGACCAGAGGCCTCTTTCATCAAGCGAGAGCAAAATAATGCAGAGCATTAGGTCTTAAAACAATGATTATAGTAAaggcattttcatactttgtAAAAAAGGCTTAGATAAGGTAAAAGTATCTAATGGACAGGAATTTTATTGTGGTTGGCCAGTTGTTTCTTTAGCATAGAAGGGCTTATGCTATGGGAGCTAGTAGAAATTTGTAGAGAAACTAATTTGTTAAGAGAGTTTGATCACTCCTCCCTTGAGGATGTTCACCCCCTTGccatttctttctattttcacCTGCCTTATCATCTTAAAATTGTAGCTAACATATAGGAAAACATATCCCTTGATGGCATCACTTTCTAAATTTCTATAGATGGTGGTTCTTTTGAAAGCATTGGGACCAATTCCAGATTTGTCTTA harbors:
- the LOC122660037 gene encoding pentatricopeptide repeat-containing protein At5g27460 isoform X2, whose protein sequence is MALRSLFGSLRRQNPPFRPLYLEEKGLWRSLSSGALTSEEFEESPSPTGDLKSWIFKLRFPKRSATAAIQKWIGEGNKVTLSELRQISKDLRKSQRYKHALEILTWMEAQKSFRMQMSATEYAIRLELTIKVYGLSEAEEYFKNIPNRTAQRAACLPILHSYVKERATDKAEALMLKIHDLGLTVSPQPYTEMMKLYMATCQFEKVANVIQQMKQNRIPLNILSYNLWMNSCSEMSGVASAEMVFKEMMNDKNVKVGWSTYSTLANIYIKFGLVDNAILALRTAEQKLSTCNRLGYFFLITLYAALNNKEGVLRLWEASKAVGGKMTCANYMCIILCLVKVNDIQEAERVFRSWESECGKYDIRVSNVLLGAYMRKGWMEKAESLHQHTLEKGGSPNYKTWEILMEGWVKNQQMDQAITAMKKGFAMLKHCHWRPSPAIIMSIADYFEEHGNLEDAKRYVKVLQKLGLVTLPLYKSLLRVHIRTGKPAPKILVMMEKNKIETDGEASELIRCVNKIPIED
- the LOC122660037 gene encoding pentatricopeptide repeat-containing protein At5g27460 isoform X1, whose amino-acid sequence is MALRSLFGSLRRKCSQNPPFRPLYLEEKGLWRSLSSGALTSEEFEESPSPTGDLKSWIFKLRFPKRSATAAIQKWIGEGNKVTLSELRQISKDLRKSQRYKHALEILTWMEAQKSFRMQMSATEYAIRLELTIKVYGLSEAEEYFKNIPNRTAQRAACLPILHSYVKERATDKAEALMLKIHDLGLTVSPQPYTEMMKLYMATCQFEKVANVIQQMKQNRIPLNILSYNLWMNSCSEMSGVASAEMVFKEMMNDKNVKVGWSTYSTLANIYIKFGLVDNAILALRTAEQKLSTCNRLGYFFLITLYAALNNKEGVLRLWEASKAVGGKMTCANYMCIILCLVKVNDIQEAERVFRSWESECGKYDIRVSNVLLGAYMRKGWMEKAESLHQHTLEKGGSPNYKTWEILMEGWVKNQQMDQAITAMKKGFAMLKHCHWRPSPAIIMSIADYFEEHGNLEDAKRYVKVLQKLGLVTLPLYKSLLRVHIRTGKPAPKILVMMEKNKIETDGEASELIRCVNKIPIED